CAACCAGGCAAACAAATCCTGGACATGTGCTGACTTCTCTTTCACTTACACCTCCGCTGTTTGCGATAGCAGTAACACCAGCTCCATCACCTTCACAGGTGTACAAGGAGGCGTTGCACCTTACAGTTATTCTATCGATGGTGGAAGCAACTACAGCACTTCAGCTTCATTCACCGGAATCGGTCTTGGTTCTTACAACCTGATTGTTAAGGATGCTGCCGGCTGTACTTCAAACGCCCAAAACACTACTTTGGCTGACACACAACTGCCACAGGCTGTTTGTCAGAACATTGTTGTGCAACTTGATGGCAACCACGAAGCTTCTATTTCAGCTGCTCAGGTTGACGGTGGAAGCACCGACAATTGCGGCATCGCAAATTTGAGCATCGATATTGTTTCTTTCAATTGTAACAATCTGGGTGACAACAACGTGACCCTGACTGTTACCGATGTGAATGGCAATCAAAGCACTTGTGTAGCTGTTGTTACTGTAAGAGACGACAACAACCCATGCTGTGCAGGTCCTGCAGCGGTTTGCCAAAACATTACCGTTTATTTGGATGCCAGCGGTCAGGCTTCCATTACTGCAGGCGATGTAGATGGCGGCAGCACTGCCGATTGCGGATTGCAGTCTATGACTGTTACTCCTTCTGCATTTGACTGCAGCCAGGCCGGAACAACCGTTCCCGTTATCCTGACAGTAACTGACATCAACAATGTAAGCGCAACCTGCACTGCTAACGTTACCGTAAATGATTCGGTTTCGCCTGTAGCTGCAACCCAGGACATCACGGTTTACCTTGATGCTGCAGGAAATGCTGCCATCGTTGCCGCTGATTTAGATAATGGCTCCAGCGACGCTTGTGGCATCGCTTCTCTATCTATCAGCAACAGCACATTCAATTGCGCTAATGTTGGTGCTAACACGATTGTACTGACTGCAACTGACAACAACGGAAACCAAAGTTCAAATACTTCTACCGTTACCGTTATTGACAGCACTGCACCGGTTGTTATTCCTCAGAATATCACCGTATACCTGGATGCTGCCGGCAATGCAGCGATCACCGCTGCTGATGTAGATGGTGGTTCCAGCGATGCTTGCGGTCTTTCCTTGTCTATCAACAACAGCACTTTCAATTGCGGCAATGTTGGCGCAAACACTGTTGTGTTGACTGGAACTGACAACAACGGAAACCAAAGTTCAAACACTTCTACCGTAACTGTTGTTGACAGCACTGCACCGGCAATCAGCTGCCCAGCGGACATCTACGTGGTTTCCACACCTACGGATTGCGATCCGGCCGTTACCTGGGATGCCCCACAAGCAAGCGACAATTGCTCATTCACAGTTTCAGGCTCACACAATAGCGGTGATGAGTTCGGACTGGGTACAACAACTGTTGCATACACGGTTACCGATGCAAGCGGAAACACTGCTTCATGTTCCTTCAATGTGACTGTAACAGCTCAAACGCTGGAAGCTTCAGTTTCCAGTCCGGAGCACAACGGTTACAATGTTTCCTGTAACGGAGGCAATGACGGTGAAGCAACTGCTACTGTAAACGGTGGTTGCCTGCCTTACAGCTACCTCTGGAGCGATGGTCAGGCTGCTGCTACTGCTGCCGGTTTAAGTGCTGGCGCTCACAGCGTAACTGTTTCTGATAACAGCGGACAGGTTGTGGTACAATCCATCACCCTCACCGAGCCTTCTCAATTGGTAGCTGACGCAGGTAATCCTGCAACGGTATACCGTGGCTATACTCCATCCAGCTGCGCTACCCTCAACGGTTCTGCTTCCGGAAGCGTACCAGGATACTCTTATCTCTGGAGCACCGGTGAGACTACCGCAGACATCAACGTTTGCCCAACCGCCACTACCATTTACACACTCACTGTGACTGACGCCAATGGCTGTACTGCTGTTGATTCCGTTACCGTTTGCGTGATCGATGTACGTTGTGAAAAAGGTGGAAAAGCCATCATCATGTACGAAGGTGGTAAGGTTATGGTTTGTCATGTGAATGGCAATGGAACCTACAACACCCTATGCATCTCTCCAAATGCGGTAGCCGACCATTTAGCCCACGGCGACGCTTTGGGATACTGTGACGATGTTTCCAGCTGTGATTACATCAACGAGAAGCAAACCAACATGAACATCTGGCAAGGTTTGGAAGCCGGTGCTGATGTGGTTGCCTTCCCTAACCCATTCTCTCAATCAACCACCATCCGTTTCAATGTTCATAGCAATGATCACGTTCAGATCGCTGTTTACAACATGAACGGTCAGCAAATTGAAGTCCTGTTCAACCAGGATGTTCAAGGAGGTTTTGTGTACCAAGCTACTTTCGACGGACAACAACTTCCCGAAGGAATGTACTTCTACCAGATGACCTCTGAGAATGGCATCAACATGAATGGTAAACTTATCCTGAACAGATAAGCTTTTATTCAGGTCAATCACCCCCATTAAAAAGCCCCTCTGCAAATGCAGAGGGGCTTTTTTTATTTTAATCGCAAACCCGGGTTAACTTTTATTGCCCTATAAAAGGTCGCGGGCAATCTTGTTGGTCATCTCGCGGGAGTAACTGGCAGAGCCGAATGATTTACACGACACGATGCCGCGAATGGCATTTGTAAGAAATACTTCGTCCGCTGCCGCAACATGCTCAGGCGATAACATTGTTTTTCTCAATTGAACACCGTTGGATTTTGCCCAACGAATCACCTGCTTGCGCATAACTCCCGCTACACATCCTTCTGTAAGCGCAGGTGTAATGATCATTCCTTTCTTCACAATAAAGATGTTGGATGCAATGGTTTCTGCCACACAGCCATTTTCATTCAGCAAAAGACAATCATCAAAATTATGTTCATCCGCATAGATGGATGCCAGCACCTGAGGAAGGCGCTGGGTACTTTTGAGGTTCGACAATTTGGATACCGGTATGCGGTGATCCGGGTAGATACCCAGATGCACACCTGCACTTTTGCCGCCGGCTTTCATGTCCAGG
This is a stretch of genomic DNA from Flavobacteriales bacterium. It encodes these proteins:
- a CDS encoding HYR domain-containing protein; the encoded protein is MKYGYWLKKALFTLAFMCTLGPVVHAQLPDSKGKDFWLAFPRNIYAGNTTLFISSGVATSGTVSVAGIGFSQNFNVTPGVTTTINIPTSVEVQTANGIENKGIHVVANDEVTVYGLNQASATTDAYMGLPTDILGTDYLVNSYIGLSNGAYPSQLSVVGTQDGTTITVTPKVTAGGHAAGVPYNVVINQGQVYQLGATGGGDLTGSRVTSTAPVAVYGSVVCANVPTNCFACDHLIEQIPPISSWGKSFVSAPLATRTGGDIFRFLASENSTSVTVNGANVATLNAGDYHEMLINGNAVIAANKPILVTQYSRGSSCDGVTSDPFMMIIPPFEQFLGEYTVGTPSTGFSGHYINLVVPQAAIGDVKLDGTVVSAGSFSVIGASGFWAARLPISAGTHTVSSNYPVGVHTYGFGSYDSYGYPGGQSLAPIGFISTLTLAPVNGGTSQIGTQHCVVGTVLDQYSNPVSGVRVDFAISGAHSLSGFAFTDANGDATYCYNGAYPGSDVIVATTGALTSNQANKSWTCADFSFTYTSAVCDSSNTSSITFTGVQGGVAPYSYSIDGGSNYSTSASFTGIGLGSYNLIVKDAAGCTSNAQNTTLADTQLPQAVCQNIVVQLDGNHEASISAAQVDGGSTDNCGIANLSIDIVSFNCNNLGDNNVTLTVTDVNGNQSTCVAVVTVRDDNNPCCAGPAAVCQNITVYLDASGQASITAGDVDGGSTADCGLQSMTVTPSAFDCSQAGTTVPVILTVTDINNVSATCTANVTVNDSVSPVAATQDITVYLDAAGNAAIVAADLDNGSSDACGIASLSISNSTFNCANVGANTIVLTATDNNGNQSSNTSTVTVIDSTAPVVIPQNITVYLDAAGNAAITAADVDGGSSDACGLSLSINNSTFNCGNVGANTVVLTGTDNNGNQSSNTSTVTVVDSTAPAISCPADIYVVSTPTDCDPAVTWDAPQASDNCSFTVSGSHNSGDEFGLGTTTVAYTVTDASGNTASCSFNVTVTAQTLEASVSSPEHNGYNVSCNGGNDGEATATVNGGCLPYSYLWSDGQAAATAAGLSAGAHSVTVSDNSGQVVVQSITLTEPSQLVADAGNPATVYRGYTPSSCATLNGSASGSVPGYSYLWSTGETTADINVCPTATTIYTLTVTDANGCTAVDSVTVCVIDVRCEKGGKAIIMYEGGKVMVCHVNGNGTYNTLCISPNAVADHLAHGDALGYCDDVSSCDYINEKQTNMNIWQGLEAGADVVAFPNPFSQSTTIRFNVHSNDHVQIAVYNMNGQQIEVLFNQDVQGGFVYQATFDGQQLPEGMYFYQMTSENGINMNGKLILNR
- a CDS encoding aminotransferase class IV is translated as MTNHLVIFDGQMVNNGEVRITTANRAFRYADALFETMLWNNGHIRFLQDHHGRMTRGMSFLGMEKPSGFELEDRGRYAALLAEGAGFGKGRIRLQVFRKDGGLYWPTHKEVSWVMEMDSLDMKAGGKSAGVHLGIYPDHRIPVSKLSNLKSTQRLPQVLASIYADEHNFDDCLLLNENGCVAETIASNIFIVKKGMIITPALTEGCVAGVMRKQVIRWAKSNGVQLRKTMLSPEHVAAADEVFLTNAIRGIVSCKSFGSASYSREMTNKIARDLL